One part of the Arabidopsis thaliana chromosome 1 sequence genome encodes these proteins:
- the CYP76C6 gene encoding cytochrome P450, family 76, subfamily C, polypeptide 6, with protein MLRKLSATQLFSPQCIQATKALRMKKVQELVNFLSESCEREEAVDISHVSFVTALNIISNILFSVNLGSYDSKNSSAFQEMVIGYQESIGNPDLANFFPFMRFLDLQGNSKKMRESSGRLLQVFREFYDARIVEKSSRSVEKDVSSKDFLDVLIDLQQGDETEINIDEIEHLLLDMFVAGTDTNSSTVEWAMAELLGNPKTMTKVQDEINHVIGQNGDFQESDISKLPYLKAVVKETFRLHPAAPFLLQRKAETNVEILGFTVLKDSQVLVNVWAIGRDPLVWENPTHFEPERFLGKEIDVKGTDYELTPFGAGRRICPGLPLAMKTVHLMLASLLYTFEWKLPNGVGSEDLDMEETFGLTVHKTNPLLAVPLKKRAIN; from the exons ATGTTGAGGAAATTGTCGGCTACTCAGCTGTTCTCACCGCAGTGTATCCAGGCTACCAAAGCTCTGAGGATGAAGAAGGTGCAGGAACTTGTCAACTTCCTGAGTGAAAGctgtgagagagaagaagctgtTGATATTTCTCATGTATCCTTCGTCACAGCTCTCAATATCATATCGAATATTTTGTTCTCAGTCAATCTCGGTAGCTACGATTCAAAAAATTCCAGTGCGTTTCAAGAGATGGTGATCGGTTACCAGGAATCTATCGGAAATCCAGACCTTGCTAACTTCTTCCCATTTATGAGATTTCTTGACTTGCAAGGTAACAGTAAGAAGATGAGGGAGTCCTCAGGGAGATTGCTTCAGGTATTCAGAGAGTTTTATGATGCTCGGATTGTGGAGAAATCATCGCGTTCAGTTGAGAAAGATGTTTCGAGTAAAGACTTCCTGGATGTGCTTATCGATCTCCAACAAGGAGATGAAACTGAAATCAACATCGACGAGATCGAACACCTACTTCTC GATATGTTTGTAGCAGGCACAGATACAAACTCAAGTACCGTGGAATGGGCAATGGCAGAGTTACTTGGAAACCCTAAAACGATGACAAAAGTTCAAGACGAGATCAATCATGTGATAGGGCAAAACGGTGACTTTCAAGAGTCTGATATCTCAAAACTGCCGTATTTAAAAGCGGTCGTAAAAGAAACTTTCCGACTACACCCTGCTGCTCCATTTCTCCTCCAAAGAAAAGCTGAAACCAACGTAGAGATTCTTGGATTCACTGTGCTTAAAGACTCTCAGGTTCTTGTGAACGTGTGGGCCATAGGACGAGACCCACTTGTATGGGAAAATCCGACCCATTTTGAGCCAGAGAGGTTTTTGGGGAAAGAGATTGATGTAAAAGGTACAGATTATGAGCTTACACCGTTTGGGGCTGGGCGTAGAATTTGTCCGGGACTGCCTTTGGCTATGAAAACAGTGCATCTCATgcttgcttctcttctctatacCTTTGAATGGAAGCTTCCAAACGGTGTCGGTTCAGAGGATTTGGACATGGAAGAGACCTTTGGTCTCACAGTGCACAAGACAAACCCGTTACTTGCCGTGCCTCTGAAGAAACGAGCCATAAATTAA
- the CYP76C6 gene encoding cytochrome P450, family 76, subfamily C, polypeptide 6 (''cytochrome P450, family 76, subfamily C, polypeptide 6'' (CYP76C6); FUNCTIONS IN: electron carrier activity, monooxygenase activity, iron ion binding, oxygen binding, heme binding; INVOLVED IN: oxidation reduction; LOCATED IN: endomembrane system; CONTAINS InterPro DOMAIN/s: Cytochrome P450 (InterPro:IPR001128), Cytochrome P450, E-class, group I (InterPro:IPR002401), Cytochrome P450, conserved site (InterPro:IPR017972); BEST Arabidopsis thaliana protein match is: cytochrome P450, family 76, subfamily C, polypeptide 4 (TAIR:AT2G45550.1); Has 33801 Blast hits to 33558 proteins in 1715 species: Archae - 57; Bacteria - 3803; Metazoa - 12084; Fungi - 7174; Plants - 9448; Viruses - 6; Other Eukaryotes - 1229 (source: NCBI BLink).), which translates to MDIISGQPLFLIFCFILSCLLFFTTARSRRSPCQLSKSPPGPPRLPIIGNIHLVGKNPHHSFTDLSKTYGPVMSLKLGCLNSVVIASRDAVREVLKTHDQILSGRYISEATKSNNHHEFSVGWIHPSSSRFRMLRKLSATQLFSPQCIQATKALRMKKVQELVNFLSESCEREEAVDISHVSFVTALNIISNILFSVNLGSYDSKNSSAFQEMVIGYQESIGNPDLANFFPFMRFLDLQGNSKKMRESSGRLLQVFREFYDARIVEKSSRSVEKDVSSKDFLDVLIDLQQGDETEINIDEIEHLLLDMFVAGTDTNSSTVEWAMAELLGNPKTMTKVQDEINHVIGQNGDFQESDISKLPYLKAVVKETFRLHPAAPFLLQRKAETNVEILGFTVLKDSQVLVNVWAIGRDPLVWENPTHFEPERFLGKEIDVKGTDYELTPFGAGRRICPGLPLAMKTVHLMLASLLYTFEWKLPNGVGSEDLDMEETFGLTVHKTNPLLAVPLKKRAIN; encoded by the exons ATGGACATCATCTCAGGACAACCTCTATTTCTCATCTTCTGCTTTATCTTAtcatgtcttcttttcttcaccaCCGCACGATCTCGACGTAGCCCTTGTCAATTGTCCAAGTCACCTCCGGGGCCTCCACGGTTACCCATAATTGGAAACATTCATCTGGTCGGAAAGAACCCACATCACTCATTCACGGACCTCTCAAAAACATATGGACCAGTCATGAGTCTTAAGCTTGGATGTTTAAACTCAGTGGTCATAGCTTCACGAGACGCTGTGAGAGAAGTACTAAAAACACACGACCAAATCTTGTCTGGACGGTACATAAGTGAAGCGACCAAATCCAACAATCATCATGAATTTTCCGTTGGCTGGATTCATCCATCGTCATCTCGTTTTAG AATGTTGAGGAAATTGTCGGCTACTCAGCTGTTCTCACCGCAGTGTATCCAGGCTACCAAAGCTCTGAGGATGAAGAAGGTGCAGGAACTTGTCAACTTCCTGAGTGAAAGctgtgagagagaagaagctgtTGATATTTCTCATGTATCCTTCGTCACAGCTCTCAATATCATATCGAATATTTTGTTCTCAGTCAATCTCGGTAGCTACGATTCAAAAAATTCCAGTGCGTTTCAAGAGATGGTGATCGGTTACCAGGAATCTATCGGAAATCCAGACCTTGCTAACTTCTTCCCATTTATGAGATTTCTTGACTTGCAAGGTAACAGTAAGAAGATGAGGGAGTCCTCAGGGAGATTGCTTCAGGTATTCAGAGAGTTTTATGATGCTCGGATTGTGGAGAAATCATCGCGTTCAGTTGAGAAAGATGTTTCGAGTAAAGACTTCCTGGATGTGCTTATCGATCTCCAACAAGGAGATGAAACTGAAATCAACATCGACGAGATCGAACACCTACTTCTC GATATGTTTGTAGCAGGCACAGATACAAACTCAAGTACCGTGGAATGGGCAATGGCAGAGTTACTTGGAAACCCTAAAACGATGACAAAAGTTCAAGACGAGATCAATCATGTGATAGGGCAAAACGGTGACTTTCAAGAGTCTGATATCTCAAAACTGCCGTATTTAAAAGCGGTCGTAAAAGAAACTTTCCGACTACACCCTGCTGCTCCATTTCTCCTCCAAAGAAAAGCTGAAACCAACGTAGAGATTCTTGGATTCACTGTGCTTAAAGACTCTCAGGTTCTTGTGAACGTGTGGGCCATAGGACGAGACCCACTTGTATGGGAAAATCCGACCCATTTTGAGCCAGAGAGGTTTTTGGGGAAAGAGATTGATGTAAAAGGTACAGATTATGAGCTTACACCGTTTGGGGCTGGGCGTAGAATTTGTCCGGGACTGCCTTTGGCTATGAAAACAGTGCATCTCATgcttgcttctcttctctatacCTTTGAATGGAAGCTTCCAAACGGTGTCGGTTCAGAGGATTTGGACATGGAAGAGACCTTTGGTCTCACAGTGCACAAGACAAACCCGTTACTTGCCGTGCCTCTGAAGAAACGAGCCATAAATTAA
- the CYP76C6 gene encoding cytochrome P450, family 76, subfamily C, polypeptide 6, producing MLRKLSATQLFSPQCIQATKALRMKKVQELVNFLSESCEREEAVDISHVSFVTALNIISNILFSVNLGSYDSKNSSAFQEMVIGYQESIGNPDLANFFPFMRFLDLQGNSKKMRESSGRLLQVFREFYDARIVEKSSRSVEKDVSSKDFLDVLIDLQQGDETEINIDEIEHLLLVSLSLVHNMIYISSLILIYNRRMCQDMFVAGTDTNSSTVEWAMAELLGNPKTMTKVQDEINHVIGQNGDFQESDISKLPYLKAVVKETFRLHPAAPFLLQRKAETNVEILGFTVLKDSQVLVNVWAIGRDPLVWENPTHFEPERFLGKEIDVKGTDYELTPFGAGRRICPGLPLAMKTVHLMLASLLYTFEWKLPNGVGSEDLDMEETFGLTVHKTNPLLAVPLKKRAIN from the coding sequence ATGTTGAGGAAATTGTCGGCTACTCAGCTGTTCTCACCGCAGTGTATCCAGGCTACCAAAGCTCTGAGGATGAAGAAGGTGCAGGAACTTGTCAACTTCCTGAGTGAAAGctgtgagagagaagaagctgtTGATATTTCTCATGTATCCTTCGTCACAGCTCTCAATATCATATCGAATATTTTGTTCTCAGTCAATCTCGGTAGCTACGATTCAAAAAATTCCAGTGCGTTTCAAGAGATGGTGATCGGTTACCAGGAATCTATCGGAAATCCAGACCTTGCTAACTTCTTCCCATTTATGAGATTTCTTGACTTGCAAGGTAACAGTAAGAAGATGAGGGAGTCCTCAGGGAGATTGCTTCAGGTATTCAGAGAGTTTTATGATGCTCGGATTGTGGAGAAATCATCGCGTTCAGTTGAGAAAGATGTTTCGAGTAAAGACTTCCTGGATGTGCTTATCGATCTCCAACAAGGAGATGAAACTGAAATCAACATCGACGAGATCGAACACCTACTTCTCGTAAGTCTTAGCTTAGTTCATAACATGATCTATATTAGTTCActgatattaatatataatagacGTATGTGTCAGGATATGTTTGTAGCAGGCACAGATACAAACTCAAGTACCGTGGAATGGGCAATGGCAGAGTTACTTGGAAACCCTAAAACGATGACAAAAGTTCAAGACGAGATCAATCATGTGATAGGGCAAAACGGTGACTTTCAAGAGTCTGATATCTCAAAACTGCCGTATTTAAAAGCGGTCGTAAAAGAAACTTTCCGACTACACCCTGCTGCTCCATTTCTCCTCCAAAGAAAAGCTGAAACCAACGTAGAGATTCTTGGATTCACTGTGCTTAAAGACTCTCAGGTTCTTGTGAACGTGTGGGCCATAGGACGAGACCCACTTGTATGGGAAAATCCGACCCATTTTGAGCCAGAGAGGTTTTTGGGGAAAGAGATTGATGTAAAAGGTACAGATTATGAGCTTACACCGTTTGGGGCTGGGCGTAGAATTTGTCCGGGACTGCCTTTGGCTATGAAAACAGTGCATCTCATgcttgcttctcttctctatacCTTTGAATGGAAGCTTCCAAACGGTGTCGGTTCAGAGGATTTGGACATGGAAGAGACCTTTGGTCTCACAGTGCACAAGACAAACCCGTTACTTGCCGTGCCTCTGAAGAAACGAGCCATAAATTAA
- the CYP76C5 gene encoding cytochrome P450, family 76, subfamily C, polypeptide 5 (''cytochrome P450, family 76, subfamily C, polypeptide 5'' (CYP76C5); FUNCTIONS IN: electron carrier activity, monooxygenase activity, iron ion binding, oxygen binding, heme binding; INVOLVED IN: oxidation reduction; LOCATED IN: cellular_component unknown; CONTAINS InterPro DOMAIN/s: Cytochrome P450 (InterPro:IPR001128), Cytochrome P450, conserved site (InterPro:IPR017972), Cytochrome P450, E-class, group I (InterPro:IPR002401); BEST Arabidopsis thaliana protein match is: cytochrome P450, family 76, subfamily C, polypeptide 6 (TAIR:AT1G33720.1); Has 33978 Blast hits to 33882 proteins in 1749 species: Archae - 58; Bacteria - 4507; Metazoa - 11569; Fungi - 7344; Plants - 9104; Viruses - 6; Other Eukaryotes - 1390 (source: NCBI BLink).), protein MTFTQLFSPQRIEATKALRMKKVQELVNFLSESSERGEAVDISRASFVTALNIISNILFSVNLGSYDSKNSSAFQEMVIGYMESIGNPDVSNFFPFMRLLDLQGNSKKMKEYSGKLLQVFREFYDARILENSSRIDEKDVSSRDFLDALIDLQQGDESEINIDEIEHLLLDMFLAGTDTNSSTVEWAMTELLGNPKTMTKVQDEINRVIRQNGDVQESHISKLPYLQAVIKETFRLHPAAPFLLPRKAERDVDILGFHVPKDSHVLVNVWAIGRDPNVWENPTQFEPERFLGKDIDVKGTNYELTPFGAGRRICPGLPLALKTVHLMLASLLYTFEWKLPNGVGSEDLDMGETFGLTVHKTNPLLACL, encoded by the exons ATGACGTTTACTCAGCTGTTCTCACCGCAGCGTATCGAGGCTACTAAAGCTCTGAGAATGAAGAAGGTGCAAGAACTTGTCAACTTTTTGAGTGAAAGCAGTGAGAGAGGAGAAGCTGTTGACATTTCTCGTGCATCTTTCGTCACAGCTCTCAATATCATAtcgaatattttgttttcagtcaATCTCGGTAGCTACGATTCGAAAAATTCAAGTGCGTTTCAGGAGATGGTGATTGGTTACATGGAATCTATCGGAAATCCAGACGTTTCTAACTTCTTCCCATTTATGAGGTTACTTGACTTACAAGGTAATagtaagaagatgaaagagtACTCGGGTAAATTGCTTCAGGTATTTAGAGAGTTTTACGATGCTAGGATTTTGGAAAACTCATCGCGTATAGATGAGAAAGATGTTTCGAGCAGAGACTTCTTGGATGCACTAATCGATCTCCAACAAGGAGATGAATCTGAAATCAACATTGACGAGATCGAACACCTACTTCTC GATATGTTTCTAGCAGGCACAGATACAAACTCTAGTACCGTGGAATGGGCAATGACAGAGTTACTTGGAAACCCTAAAACGATGACAAAAGTTCAAGACGAGATCAATCGTGTGATAAGGCAAAACGGCGACGTTCAAGAGTCTCATATCTCAAAACTGCCGTATTTACAAGCGGTCATAAAAGAAACTTTCCGATTACACCCGGCTGCTCCATTTCTCCTCCCAAGAAAAGCGGAAAGGGACGTAGATATTCTTGGATTCCATGTGCCTAAAGACTCTCATGTTCTTGTGAACGTGTGGGCCATAGGACGAGACCCAAATGTATGGGAAAATCCGACTCAGTTTGAGCCAGAGAGGTTTTTAGGGAAAGATATTGATGTAAAAGGTACAAATTATGAGCTTACACCATTTGGGGCCGGGCGTAGAATTTGTCCGGGACTGCCTTTAGCTTTGAAAACAGTGCATCTCATgcttgcttctcttctctatacCTTTGAGTGGAAGCTTCCAAACGGTGTCGGTTCAGAGGATTTAGACATGGGAGAGACCTTTGGTCTCACAGTGCACAAGACAAACCCGTTACTTGCGTGCCTCTGA